A genomic segment from Pristiophorus japonicus isolate sPriJap1 chromosome 16, sPriJap1.hap1, whole genome shotgun sequence encodes:
- the LOC139226825 gene encoding nuclear apoptosis-inducing factor 1-like, with the protein MVQRPPRTKNFLHEEVEILVNVIEQRRQELDTSNRGRIKVPPKEMKKRWNQVAEDYCAVVHTMRSGSQCKKKWHDLGRVVSKKLAHNKREATRTGGGTPNLHPLTPLEQRVAAMMSRTWRKAICTAQAGTTRKEEEHDDDDDDANPKDPEDTEQRTSTTRCGRSRLDDGSDD; encoded by the exons atggtacaacgtccaccaagaacaaagaatttcttgcatgaggaagtggagatattagtcaacgtcattgagcagcgaaggcaggagctagataccagcaacaggggtcgtataaaagtgccacctaaagaaatgaagaaacgctggaaccaagttgctgaagattactgcgcagtggtacataccatgagatctggaagccagtgtaaaaagaaatggcacgaccttggtcgagtagttagt aagaaattggcccataacaaaagggaagcaactcgaacaggaggaggcacgcccaatctgcatccactgacacccttggaacagagagtagctgctatgatgagtcgtacatggagaaaagcaatctgtacagcacaagctgggaccacacgcaaggaagagg aacatgatgatgatgatgatgatgccaatcctaaggatcctgaagatacagaacaaagaaccagtacaaccagatgtggacgatccagactggatgatggcagcgatgactga